The Ficedula albicollis isolate OC2 chromosome 6, FicAlb1.5, whole genome shotgun sequence genome has a window encoding:
- the LOC107603309 gene encoding beta-microseminoprotein-like produces the protein MKSFLTFLLAMGIIATLGDAYCWRKIHKPGEAQNGCMVNGKLYPFGHIERTEDCYRCDCKKDQMECCALFHTPVAYDEKKCKVVFNKERCDYDVVQKDDPSKACLVYARVG, from the exons AAGAGCTTTCTGACTTTCCTTCTTGCAATGGGCATCATAGCGACCCTGGGTGATGCATACTGCTGGAGAAAAATTCACAAGCCAGGGGAGGCCCAAAACG GCTGTATGGTAAACGGAAAACTGTATCCCTTTGGACACATTGAGAGGACAGAGGATTGCTACAGATGTGACTGTAAGAAAGATCAAATGGAATGTTGTGCCCT CTTTCACACTCCTGTTGCTTATGAcgaaaagaaatgcaaagtagTTTTTAACAAGGAGCGCTGTGACTATGATGTGGTGCAGAAGGATGACCCCTCCAAGGCCTGTCTTGTCTATGCTCGTGTGGGCTAA
- the LOC107603310 gene encoding beta-microseminoprotein-like isoform X2 — MKIFLAFFVAMGIIVTLGDADCFTALRKPGWPQKGCMMNGKLYPLGHIERTEFCYKCDCEKDGMRCCSLFFTPSHYDGENCKIIFNRKRCDYDVLQKDGTSKVCSFIASVG, encoded by the exons ATG AAGATCTTTCTGGCTTTCTTTGTTGCAATGGGCATCATTGTGACCCTGGGTGATGCAGACTGCTTTACTGCACTTCGAAAGCCTGGATGGCCCCAAAAAG GCTGTATGATGAATGGAAAACTGTATCCCCTTGGACACATTGAGAGGACAGAATTTTGTTACAAATGTGACTGTGAGAAAGATGGAATGAGATGCTGTTCCCT TTTTTTTACACCTTCTCATTACGATGGAGAAAATTGTAAAATCATTTTCAACAGAAAGCGCTGTGACTATGATGTGCTGCAGAAGGACGGCACTTCCAAGGTGTGTTCTTTCATTGCTAGTGTGGGCTAA
- the LOC107603310 gene encoding beta-microseminoprotein-like isoform X1 → MSISGMAEKIFLAFFVAMGIIVTLGDADCFTALRKPGWPQKGCMMNGKLYPLGHIERTEFCYKCDCEKDGMRCCSLFFTPSHYDGENCKIIFNRKRCDYDVLQKDGTSKVCSFIASVG, encoded by the exons ATGAGCATCTCAGGAATGGCAGAG AAGATCTTTCTGGCTTTCTTTGTTGCAATGGGCATCATTGTGACCCTGGGTGATGCAGACTGCTTTACTGCACTTCGAAAGCCTGGATGGCCCCAAAAAG GCTGTATGATGAATGGAAAACTGTATCCCCTTGGACACATTGAGAGGACAGAATTTTGTTACAAATGTGACTGTGAGAAAGATGGAATGAGATGCTGTTCCCT TTTTTTTACACCTTCTCATTACGATGGAGAAAATTGTAAAATCATTTTCAACAGAAAGCGCTGTGACTATGATGTGCTGCAGAAGGACGGCACTTCCAAGGTGTGTTCTTTCATTGCTAGTGTGGGCTAA